The following are encoded together in the Candida orthopsilosis Co 90-125, chromosome 5 draft sequence genome:
- a CDS encoding Rpl40b protein (protein with similarity to the ribosomal protein portion of S. cerevisiae Rpl40Bp), with the protein MIEPSLKALASKYNCEKSICRICYARLPPRATNCRKRKCGHSNQLRPKKKLK; encoded by the coding sequence ATGATTGAACCATCATTAAAAGCATTAGCTTCCAAGTACAATTGTGAAAAATCTATTTGCCGTATCTGTTACGCTAGATTACCACCTAGAGCAACCAACTGTCGTAAGAGAAAGTGTGGTCACTCCAATCAATTGAGaccaaagaagaagttgaagtaA
- a CDS encoding Ask1 subunit of the Dam1 (DASH) complex, with product MKRLSIAPPTSRRKSGAVSSEDRNARKVLEQLDQDTTLVLQDIDKNISRANAIINDKLKPVIQEYGVESWKVWHNSGFWKKFFEQSANVVLNSFETPINEIQSSSNFLSEIDDEMVDEQPKTLTFLDTRRPDLKHVVDEDTATWSTEQHNPNRQISASTPQRGQMQTQSQRSRFAAAPKMSRLPDNISLEPPNSHGTRLSPTRHSKASPMRVQTIRQSLDALHRISISPRKQRTPITTRNSAIQNLLNSSPTFPEPPVLRSEIGSEGSRIHSQQTPNPSSDHDGHLQKFPNTPKYSSSRYSNSSANTPLAVPDADDGDNDLQPPKLESETNRKSPAPLLDDESSEDSLPELNTIELKSGRKRSRTPSVEGSSKRRSSGRRSSDRRVIIEEDNIFLDKPQRRSDTYRVHNEDNSDHSRSISQIYAEGISKLRDGAETGVDAEVKEGVEATTDFTHGSARETTETLTGDLGPFKERWKKLSNFDV from the coding sequence ATGAAGAGGCTATCGATTGCACCACCTACTTCGAGAAGGAAATCAGGAGCCGTCTCTCTGGAAGATCGCAATGCAAGAAAAGTTTTGGAGCAATTAGATCAAGACACAACTTTAGTCCTTCAAGATATTGACAAGAATATATCACGAGCAAATGCAATTAttaatgataaattgaagCCAGTTATTCAAGAGTATGGTGTTGAAAGCTGGAAAGTGTGGCATAATTCGGGGTTTtggaagaaattttttgaacaatCGGCTAATGTTGTGTTGAATAGTTTTGAAACTCCTATAAATGAGATCCAGTCAAGCTCCAACTTTTTAAGTGAGATAGATGACGAAATGGTTGATGAGCAACCGAAAACGCTTACATTTTTGGATACTAGACGACCCGATTTGAAAcatgttgttgatgaagacaCGGCTACTTGGTCGACTGAACAACATAATCCTAATAGACAAATATCGGCATCGACTCCACAAAGAGGTCAAATGCAAACCCAACTGCAAAGATCAAGATTTGCAGCTGCACCAAAAATGTCAAGGTTACCTGATAACATAAGTTTAGAGCCTCCCAACTCTCATGGTACAAGGTTGTCACCGACACGTCATCTGAAGGCTTCCCCTATGCGAGTTCAAACAATACGTCAATCACTTGATGCTTTACATAGGATTTCGATTTCTCCTCGCAAGCAAAGAACTCCGATCACGACCCGAAACTCGgcaattcaaaatttgctCAATTCATCACCCACATTTCCTGAACCACCCGTGTTACGATCCGAAATAGGAAGCGAAGGATCGAGAATTCATAGTCAACAAACACCTAACCCCAGTTCTGATCATGATGGGCATTTGCAGAAATTTCCAAACACTCCAAAGTATTCTTCATCTCGATATAGTAACTCCTCAGCGAATACACCACTAGCAGTACCAGATGCCGATGATGGCGATAATGATTTGCAACcaccaaaattggaaagtGAAACAAATCGAAAAAGTCCTGCACCATTATTGGATGACGAGTCAAGTGAAGACTCATTACCTGAGCTAAATACGATCGAGTTGAAAAGTGGAAGGAAGCGGTCAAGAACACCATCAGTTGAAGGATCAAGTAAAAGAAGGTCATCCGGACGAAGATCAAGCGATCGCCGCGTaattattgaagaagataacATTTTTCTAGATAAGCCACAGAGGAGGTCAGACACATATCGTGTGCATAACGAAGACAATAGTGATCATTCGCGGTCAATATCGCAAATTTATGCTGAAGGTATTTCAAAGTTGAGGGATGGTGCAGAAACTGGTGTTGATGCAGAGGTCAAAGAAGGTGTCGAGGCTACCACCGATTTCACCCATGGTAGTGCAAGGGAAACGACAGAGACATTGACTGGTGATTTGGGCCCCTTTAAGGAACGTTGGAAGAAACTCTCCAATTTTGATGTATAA
- a CDS encoding Hsx11 UDP-glucose:ceramide glucosyltransferase gives MSEASKLRYGAAVFFFIWYIVISTVANTGFIEILLKFRHRTLLSSTTKTKRSRRYKKETGEELSENDAKLTYEGVTIIRPIKGIDPELSSCLESSLVQNYPSDKIQLLFCIDDPQDASIPIIRKLINKYPTIDAEILISENFNPKTNSSSEHYGPNPKVNNLAKGFLKAKYDILWVMDSNVWASSNILRNSVFTMNMNLNNGRKLGNKRPVKLVHHVPLAMCIDSNGGMDDCVIDLEGSVTPTNSEDDSDYASVTSQSSNLTNRKASPSPQLSLDQQLHHVHHYNESRKLLGAKLDDMFLHSSHSKFYVALNNLSIAPCVNGKSNMYRKSDLDQAVKLIPYKNSPFFSDPKVKSDAQYYTSLGLGHAIKFFARYIGEDNMIGIALWENCNGRTGLTGDVVVQPLSRHDNTVQDYMQRRIRWLRVRKYMVSLATFIEPTTESIVCGIYGTFAISTLFFNQWFSIKWFLLHMTVWCLSDFIQYNILINHVKSTTSANVTYLPRWMDNIHVVHSWGEVVEWLQVWVLREVLALPIWFSAMFGHEIDWRGRPFKIKKDLTAEEL, from the coding sequence ATGAGTGAGGCTTCTAAATTAAGATATGGTGCAGCGgtatttttctttatttggTATATCGTAATTTCCACCGTAGCAAACACTGGATTCATTGAAATACTACTAAAATTCAGACATCGGACTTTGCTTTCATCCACCACTAAAACCAAACGAAGTCGTCGttacaaaaaagaaacaggGGAAGAACTCTCTGAAAATGATGCGAAATTGACATATGAAGGAGTCACCATAATACGACCTATAAAGGGAATTGACCCTGAACTTAGTTCATGTCTTGAATCATCACTTGTACAAAATTACCCCCTGGATAAAATCCAACttttattttgtattgATGATCCCCAAGATGCTAGTATTCCAATTATaaggaaattgatcaacaagtATCCCACCATTGATGCAGAAATATTAATTagtgaaaattttaatcCGAAGACGAATAGTAGTAGTGAACATTATGGACCTAATCCAAAAGTCAACAACTTAGCAAAGGGGTTTCTCAAAGCAAAATATGATATTCTATGGGTGATGGATAGTAATGTTTGGGCCAGTTCAAATATTTTGCGAAATTCTGTCTTTACAATGAATatgaatttgaacaatgGGAGGAAATTGGGGAACAAACGTCCTGTGAAATTGGTGCATCATGTACCGTTGGCAATGTGTATCGATTCAAATGGAGGAATGGATGATTGTGTGATAGATTTAGAAGGGAGTGTGACACCAACCAATTCAGAAGATGATTCTGATTATGCTTCGGTCACATCACAAAGTTCAAACTTGACCAACAGAAAAGCATCACCAAGTCCACAACTCAGCCTAGATCAACAGTTACACCATGTTCACCATTACAATGAATCCAGGAAACTTCTCGGGGCAAAGTTGGATGATATGTTTCTCCATTCATCTCATTCTAAGTTTTATGTCGCTTTAAATAACTTGTCAATTGCTCCTTGTGTCAATGGCAAATCCAACATGTATCGAAAATCGGACTTGGACCAAGCGGTTAAACTAATCCCTTATAAGAACTCACCTTTTTTTAGTGACCCAAAAGTCAAATCTGATGCTCAATACTATACATCCTTAGGTTTAGGACATGCCATCAAATTTTTCGCTCGATACATTGGTGAAGATAACATGATTGGAATTGCTTTGTGGGAGAATTGTAATGGACGTACTGGTTTAActggtgatgttgttgtacaACCATTGAGTCGACATGATAACACAGTACAAGATTACATGCAACGTCGTATAAGATGGTTACGGGTGAGAAAATATATGGTGTCATTGGCTACGTTTATTGAACCAACAACTGAATCAATCGTATGTGGGATCTATGGAACATTTGCTATATCAACATTATTCTTCAACCAATGGTTTTCGATAAAATGGTTCTTGTTGCATATGACAGTTTGGTGCTTGTCTgatttcattcaatacaATATACTTATCAACCATGTTAAATCTACAACATCAGCCAATGTGACGTATTTACCACGATGGATGGATAATATACATGTGGTGCATTCATGGGGAGAAGTTGTCGAATGGTTGCAAGTTTGGGTTTTGAGAGAAGTATTGGCGTTACCAATTTGGTTTTCTGCCATGTTTGGtcatgaaattgattggaGAGGAAGACCATTCAAGATTAAAAAAGATTTGACTGCTGAGGAGTTGTGA
- a CDS encoding Crd2 metallothionein, with amino-acid sequence MSSCTASHCVCAQKATCSCGAHPANHCVCEKAAEENVTPAASDACPCGKRGKHSCTCGADAHCHGEREGEIDFTNLK; translated from the coding sequence ATGTCTTCTTGCACTGCTTCTCATTGCGTATGCGCTCAAAAAGCTACTTGCTCATGTGGAGCACACCCGGCAAACCATTGTGTTTGTGAGAAAGCCGCTGAAGAAAATGTAACTCCTGCAGCATCAGATGCATGCCCTTGCGGGAAACGTGGGAAGCATTCATGTACCTGTGGTGCAGATGCTCATTGTCATGGAGAAAGAGAAggtgaaattgatttcacaaatttgaaataa
- a CDS encoding Dag7 protein, with the protein MRITHFAALASLFTFISAAPAPGVHTVFITAYTTVIVDQSGVTHTPTLATTETADAMAALSLTSNSEISQPTTLTSQYVPSSSNTIPESPSSTSSQSSAASSSESSGSIQSGEGTYYSTGMGACGKVSSDSDYIIAISHELYDENNIDNNPNHNPLCGKKIRAYYEGNSVDVTVVDRCEGCAYNDLDFSPSAFTQLADKSLGRIDITWEWL; encoded by the coding sequence ATGAGAATTACTCACTTTGCAGCCCTTGCTAGTTTATTCACATTCATCAGTGCTGCCCCAGCACCAGGTGTCCACACAGTCTTTATAACTGCCTACACCACTGTCATTGTCGACCAAAGTGGAGTAACACACACCCCTACTTTAGCCACCACTGAAACAGCAGACGCCATGGCTGCACTTTCCCTTACTTCAAATTCAGAAATTTCCCAACCAACTACATTGACTTCCCAATATGTTCCATCGAGTAGCAATACAATTCCAGAATCACCTTCTTCTACTTCATCACAATCGCTGGCTGCTTCGTCCTCAGAATCATCTGGTTCCATTCAATCAGGTGAAGGAACTTACTACAGCACCGGAATGGGAGCCTGTGGTAAGGTCAGTAGTGATAGTGACTATATCATTGCCATCTCTCACGAGTTGTATGATGAGAACAACATCGACAATAATCCGAACCACAACCCATTGTGCGGCAAAAAGATTAGAGCTTATTATGAAGGAAATTCAGTTGATGTAACTGTGGTTGATCGTTGTGAAGGTTGTGCTTAcaatgatttggatttttcTCCTTCAGCATTCACTCAATTGGCTGATAAGAGTTTGGGTAGAATCGACATTACCTGGGAATGGTTATAG
- a CDS encoding Arh2 adrenodoxin-NADPH oxidoreductase: MPPIASSQAMPLAYIRVRGLATTRLFNQFKIAVIGTGPGGFYTAHHLLNKSSEDKQIHLDFFEKLPTPFGLSRYGVAPDHPEVKNCEEFMTNIMTDFKFSNKHRVRFIGNVEIGKDIKLKELEKNYNAIILAYGCTSADNKLNIPGTDLPGVISARQFVNWYNGHPDCYNFENPYRPPPLDKIENVTIVGNGNVALDVARILLADPIQHWHATDISVEAETLLEKNAVKNVNIVARRGILESAFSNKEIRELFELKDAKFEPLDEGLLESFATKKLGRVEKRRVSLIEKYNKPISPKDESKRKWALRYLLSPVEFIAGDDGLLKSTKFVKNEPIDDPLLPGRVKATEEFVEIKNELVILSIGYQGTSIEGFDEEDIWFENNKLHNRGGRVLSRKSKGENKDNLTYKTGWYTSGWIKNGPKGVIAVTMMDSFDTANNILEDLTNGNYIKVDESKDITESDAFKSLQNVVYWDDWEKLNEYELKEGEKMDKSRYKVCNRNDMIEICK; this comes from the coding sequence ATGCCTCCTATAGCATCTTCCCAAGCGATGCCACTAGCATATATAAGAGTACGCGGTCTTGCAACGACGCGGTTGTTCAACCAGTTCAAAATAGCTGTTATAGGTACCGGCCCTGGTGGGTTTTACACGGCACATCATTTactcaacaaatcaagTGAAGATAAGCAAATTCACTTGGATTTCTTTGAAAAGCTTCCTACGCCGTTTGGATTGAGCAGGTATGGTGTTGCTCCAGATCACCCTGAggtgaaaaattgtgaAGAGTTTATGACCAATATAATgactgatttcaaattttctaATAAACATCGAGTTAGGTTCATCGGTAACGTTGAGATAGGCAAGGACATTaagttgaaagaattggagaaaaaCTACAATGCAATTATACTAGCGTATGGGTGTACTTCAGCCGATAATAAACTAAACATTCCCGGAACTGATCTACCTGGGGTGATTTCAGCCAGACAGTTTGTTAATTGGTACAACGGTCATCCTGATTGctacaattttgaaaatccaTATAGACCTCCACCATTggacaaaattgaaaatgttaCCATTGTTGGGAATGGAAATGTGGCGTTGGATGTTGCCCGTATATTATTGGCCGATCCAATTCAGCACTGGCATGCAACCGATATCTCTGTTGAAGCAGAAACcttgttggaaaaaaaCGCTGTTAAAAATGTCAACATTGTGGCAAGGCGAGGTATACTAGAGTCTGCTTTCTCAAATAAGGAAATCAGAGAATTGTTTGAGTTGAAAGATGCTAAATTTGAGCCATTGGATGAAGGGTTATTGGAAAGTTTTGCTACAAAGAAGTTAGGTAGAGTGGAGAAGCGTAGAGTGTCGTTGATTGAAAAGTACAACAAGCCTATTAGTCCAAAGGACGAATCGAAACGTAAGTGGGCGTTGCGGTATTTACTCTCACCAGTGGAATTCATAGCAGGAGATGATGGTCTTCTTAAGTCAACgaaatttgtcaaaaatgAGCCAATTGATGATCCGCTCCTTCCAGGGAGAGTCAAAGCTACAGAAGAGTTTGTTGAGATAAAGAACGAACTCGTTATATTATCAATTGGATATCAAGGAACCTCAATTGAAGGATTTGACGAGGAGGATATTTGgtttgaaaacaacaaattacaCAACCGAGGTGGAAGAGTACTCTCCCGCAAATCAAAAGGCgaaaacaaagacaatCTAACATACAAGACCGGGTGGTACACTTCGGGGTGGATAAAGAATGGACCAAAGGGGGTCATTGCAGTGACAATGATGGATTCATTCGACACTGCAAATAATATCTTGGAAGACTTGACAAATGGTAACTATATTAAAGTGGATGAGAGCAAAGACATAACAGAGTCTGATGCTTTCAAGTCGCTTCAAAATGTTGTTTATTGGGACGATTGGGAGAAGTTGAATGAATACGAGCTCAAAGAAGGTGAAAAGATGGACAAGAGTCGTTACAAAGTGTGTAATAGAAACGACATGATAgaaatttgtaaataa
- a CDS encoding Rga2 GTPase-activating protein (GAP) (GTPase-activating protein (GAP) for GTPase), translating to MTEVELSQSLNAHQPNSSNTTPTANHSNYTTPRSTEAAAGSLDHIHSPSQNYHSPNYNQREVCKKCNQLIIEGHAYELGEDRWHIDCFKCSKCDTSLGCNSNFLVLGNGNLICSNCSYNCKQCGRKIDDLAILTGDQAYCSSCFKCRSCKRKIEDLRYARTSKGLFCMDCHEKLMAKKKRYDAKKKQLATLQEKQSQSSLVGAGDARTLDEYRRASANSSRNSLIQSYMTNTYNGEQSKSRSTTSLYRQGENNSQLSMNSNKNKTLPKAPVQTTSTSSNSPASNRGDNQMSTAISYANQSSQDQVSSRASPSHSHASEKSNSQEVARERPRKRSNGNPSPAVLSPENDFSIEEVQNSSDSDTNEPDTMKQTKGTSLRAKASNVKGQLDSRSGHNSPINSTTAKISQSSNSDKSICLDFPDANSDYPARSKQRKYSNNNQLDAPADLKPSSGKNGDPAKHLTPQTVPQEVAGDVKSKNLLILSPGQFHDNEFHSATMGSPLIDSPGTLLSRSSSNDNRLKAQSLTIEQEQYSRSQCPSPYAKANRQARVVEMNDEIQTDAVPVDSDITTNSNSAYATPQQSRHRATSGAGNGSLPTGASLSSPPPKMPVPDTPTRNRERLQGLKFDESVAHGLGLEGVTYNDDSNKMAMDQEVEQREYMKQIRQQQEQEQRGHSASLTSQRAREDSNRQSRSEYAQAPFSINQSPQIIGNATPAVTNLEEENDEDQAQGESPSQPQKLSRTTSLIRNLKHKRSVSGGNQSKFGFFKSSPREDVNKGQSTHTRHISDGSIASSTLAGINSVHSHYFTSPGQIDNNKNNGFDRFKAPYSQTHARSTSDSTIFFDGDPFDIKAVKVEVQKLSAEKLNLDLEIKRLKQDKLKLGDQLKSIQSNFTDETIKYDNLVNEVKDLEERKLYLTQQNKELADQNEHLKALRKQHHMKQQASTSTIHNFGSSDSEGLGDDVSTSFSTTSTVGRDGKGTGYIDHHTHHTHHTHQQQQRQQQQQQQQQQQQQQQQQQQQPSVPQPAVTEDEQTHKATRLKFWRRAKTGAPQVVSTNNGNNNISTPSMPHSVSSQALRVPGSNNGNGNGNGQNTSSKFSRSTSTNILDSFLNPDYNGSNSSGLQLTKSKSGSSISLFSATLQQRAEYEKTPIPLIVTRCLIEVEKRGLEVEGIYRISGGNSAIVAIENAFNNLGQDPDDKQLSKLNELLDGDIHAVTSALKRYLRKLPDPVIPVAHYDEFIRIAHSQQNKESRLDSLASLIAKLPTANKSVLHILCQHLHKVAALQEINRMGVKNLSVVFAPTLARDETGEREMVDMGNRNDMTELLLTEFNRVFRQF from the coding sequence ATGACAGAGGTAGAATTAAGCCAGTCGCTCAACGCACACCAACCAAACAGCAGCAATACTACTCCCACAGCGAACCATAGCAATTACACTACTCCGAGGTCAACTGAAGCAGCGGCAGGGTCCTTGGATCATATACATAGCCCTTCCCAAAATTATCACAGCCCAAATTATAATCAACGTGAAGTTTGCAAAAAATGCAATCAACTTATAATTGAGGGTCATGCGTATGAGTTGGGTGAAGATAGATGGCATATCgattgtttcaaatgttcCAAATGTGACACATCACTAGGATgtaattcaaattttcttgttttagGAAATGGAAACCTAATTTGTTCCAACTGTTCATACAATTGTAAGCAATGTggaagaaaaattgatgatttggcAATATTGACAGGTGATCAAGCTTACTGCTCaagttgtttcaaatgCCGTTCATGTAAACGGAAAATTGAGGACTTGAGGTATGCAAGGACATCAAAAGGATTATTTTGTATGGATTGTCATGAAAAACTAATGgccaaaaagaagaggtATGATGCTAAAAAGAAGCAGTTGGCAACTTTACAAGAAAAACAAAGCCAATCTCTGTTAGTCGGAGCAGGTGACGCAAGAACTCTTGATGAATATAGAAGAGCATCAGCAAACAGCTCAAGAAACAGTTTAATTCAATCATACATGACAAATACCTATAATGGTGAACAGAGCAAGAGTCGTTCTACCACTAGTCTTTACAGACAGGGAGAAAATAACTCGCAGTTGTCAATgaattcaaacaaaaacaaaacattgCCAAAGGCGCCTGTACAGACTACTTCTACCAGCTCGAACTCCCCAGCATCTAACAGAGGAGATAATCAAATGTCAACTGCAATCAGTTACGCTAATCAGTCATCACAGGACCAAGTACTGTCAAGAGCTTCCCCAAGCCACTCACACGCTTCAGAAAAGTCCAACAGTCAGGAAGTGGCACGTGAGAGACCAAGAAAGAGATCTAATGGCAACCCTAGCCCTGCGGTGCTTCTGCCTGAAAAtgatttctcaattgaagagGTGCAAAATAGTTCAGATTCAGACACAAATGAACCTGACACCATGAAACAGACCAAAGGTACATCGTTAAGAGCAAAAGCTTCAAATGTTAAGGGCCAACTTGATTCGCGATCTGGTCACAACTCACccatcaattcaacaaccgCAAAGATTTCTCAACTGCTGAATTCCGACAAGTCTATTTGTCTAGATTTCCCTGATGCCAATTCTGACTACCCTGCCAGATCGAAACAACGTAAATACTCGAACAATAACCAGTTAGATGCCCCTGCTGATTTGAAGCCTTCATCAGGTAAGAATGGAGATCCAGCAAAACACCTTACTCCTCAAACTGTACCTCAAGAGGTCGCAGGTGACGTCAAGAGTAAAAACTTGTTGATATTATCACCAGGACAATTTCATGATAATGAGTTCCACAGTGCCACCATGGGCTCTCCATTAATTGATTCTCCAGGTACTTTGCTCAGTAGAAGTTCGAGTAATGACAATAGGTTGAAGGCTCAGAGCTTGACTATAGAACAAGAGCAATATTCTAGATCACAGTGTCCTTCACCATATGCAAAAGCAAACAGACAGGCGAGAGTAGTGGAGATGAATGACGAAATACAAACGGATGCAGTGCCCGTTGACAGTGATATTACGACGAATCTGAATCTGGCTTATGCTACCCCACAACAGCTGAGACATAGAGCAACTTCTGGGGCTGGAAATGGATCACTCCCTACTGGTGCATCTTTGTCTTCGCCACCTCCAAAAATGCCGGTACCAGATACTCCTACAAGAAATAGGGAACGTTTACAaggattgaaatttgatgagTCTGTTGCACATGGATTGGGCTTGGAAGGGGTGACATATAATGATGACTCAAATAAAATGGCCATGGATCAAGAAGTTGAGCAACGAGAATACATGAAGCAGATACGTCAACAGCAGGAACAAGAACAACGGGGACATTCTGCCCTGTTGACCTCACAAAGAGCAAGAGAAGATTCAAATAGACAATCGCGAAGCGAATATGCACAAGctccattttcaattaatCAATCCCCACAAATCATTGGCAATGCCACACCAGCAGTCACtaatttggaagaagaaaatgatgagGATCAAGCACAGGGTGAGCTGCCACTGCAACCACAAAAGCTATCTCGTACTACATCACTTATTCGTAATTTGAAGCATAAACGTTCAGTTTCAGGAGGAAATCAATCTAAATTTGGattcttcaaatcttcaCCAAGAGAAGATGTCAACAAAGGACAGTCAACGCATACAAGACACATTTCTGATGGTTCGATTGCAAGCAGTACTCTTGCAGGGATTAACTCGGTACATTCCCACTACTTTACCTCGCCAGGTCAAATTGACAATAATAAGAACAATGGATTTGATAGATTTAAAGCGCCTTATAGTCAAACCCATGCAAGACTGACATCTGATTCAACCATATTTTTCGATGGCGATCCATTTGACATCAAGGCAGTGAAAGTAGAGGTGCAGAAATTGTCTGCTGAAAAGTTGAACTTAGATTTGGAGATCAAACGATTGAAGCAGGATAAGTTGAAACTTggtgatcaattgaaatccATACAACTGAATTTCACTGATGAAACTATTAAATATGACAATTTGGTTAATGAAGTTAAGGATTTAGAGGAGAGGAAATTGTATTTAACTCAACAGAATAAAGAGTTGGCTGACCAAAATGAACATCTCAAGGCGTTACGAAAGCAGCATCACATGAAGCAACAAGCTTCCACGTCTACTATACACAATTTTGGTAGTAGTGATTCCGAGGGATTAGGTGATGATGTATCTACCAGTTTTAGTACAACATCTACCGTGGGAAGAGATGGTAAAGGTACTGGATATATTGACCATCATACACATCATACACATCATACacatcagcaacaacaacgccaacaacaacaacaacaacaacagcagcagcagcaacagcagcagcaacagcagcagcaaccCTCGGTACCACAGCCAGCTGTCACTGAAGATGAGCAAACTCACAAAGCTACgagattgaaattttggagAAGAGCCAAAACTGGAGCTCCTCAGGTTGTCTCTACAAATAAtggcaacaacaatatctcTACACCATCAATGCCACATAGCGTTTCGTCACAAGCTTTACGTGTGCCGGGATCAAATAATGGTAATGGTAATGGCAATGGACAGAATACCAGTAGCAAATTCAGCAGATCGACATCTACAAACATCCTCGATTCATTCTTAAATCCTGATTACAATGGGTCCAACTCTAGTGGATTACAATTGacgaaatcaaaatcaggCTCATCCATTTCATTATTCAGTGCTACATTACAACAACGTGCCGAGTATGAGAAAACCCCGATTCCATTAATTGTAACTCGTTGTttaattgaagttgaaaaaagagGTTTAGAGGTTGAAGGAATTTACCGTATATCGGGTGGAAATTCCGCAATAGTTGCCATTGAAAATGCCTTTAACAATCTAGGACAAGATCCCGATGACAAGCAATTatcgaaattgaatgaattgttAGACGGTGATATACATGCCGTGACATCAGCATTAAAACGATACTTGCGCAAATTGCCCGATCCTGTGATTCCAGTGGCTCattatgatgaatttattaGAATTGCCCATTCACAACAAAACAAGGAATCTCGGTTAGATTCATTAGCTTCAttaattgcaaaattaCCAACTGCTAATAAATCAGTGCTACATATTCTTTGTCAACATTTGCATAAAGTTGCCGCGTTACAAGAAATTAATCGAATGGGAGTCAAGAATTTGAGTGTGGTGTTTGCACCTACTTTAGCTAGAGATGAGACTGGTGAGCGAGAAATGGTTGATATGGGTAATCGAAATGATATGACtgagttgttgttgactgAATTCAATAGAGTGTTTAGACAATTTTAA